One genomic window of Devosia salina includes the following:
- a CDS encoding ABC transporter ATP-binding protein, protein MATSIQLRQIKKAYGDVQVIHGVDLTIEPGDFTVFVGPSGCGKSTLLRMIAGLEPITGGDLLIDGQRMNEVPAARRGIAMVFQSYALYPHMSVYQNLAFGLETAKMPKAEIAERVQRAAEILKIEPLLKRKPKQLSGGQRQRVAIGRAIVREPKIFLFDEPLSNLDAELRVAMRVEIAKLHNDLGNTMIYVTHDQVEAMTMADKIVVLRSGVIEQAGAPLELYNNPRNLFVAGFIGSPKMNFMTTSAEGGTLKTGGLNLDLGRNVAGATTLGIRPEHITIADGSGVKFADVTVDLVENLGGQTVVYATTTDGQALTIVLEGQRNVEIGSKVAAYVDPAKAHIFDAEGMALR, encoded by the coding sequence ATGGCAACCTCCATCCAGCTCAGACAGATCAAGAAGGCCTATGGCGATGTGCAGGTGATCCACGGTGTGGACCTGACCATCGAGCCGGGTGACTTCACCGTCTTTGTCGGCCCCTCGGGCTGCGGCAAGTCCACCCTTTTGCGCATGATCGCCGGGCTCGAGCCGATCACCGGTGGCGACCTCCTGATTGACGGGCAGCGCATGAACGAGGTGCCGGCGGCCCGCCGCGGCATTGCCATGGTGTTCCAGTCCTATGCGCTCTATCCGCATATGAGTGTCTACCAGAACCTCGCCTTCGGCCTCGAAACGGCAAAGATGCCCAAGGCCGAGATCGCCGAGCGCGTCCAGCGCGCCGCCGAAATCTTGAAGATCGAGCCGCTTCTGAAGCGCAAGCCCAAGCAGCTTTCCGGCGGCCAGCGCCAGCGCGTCGCCATCGGCCGCGCCATTGTGCGCGAACCGAAAATCTTCCTCTTCGACGAGCCGCTGTCCAATCTCGACGCCGAACTGCGCGTCGCCATGCGCGTCGAGATCGCCAAGCTGCACAACGATCTGGGTAACACCATGATCTATGTGACCCACGACCAGGTCGAAGCCATGACCATGGCCGACAAGATCGTGGTGCTCCGTAGCGGCGTCATCGAGCAGGCCGGCGCCCCGCTCGAGCTCTACAACAATCCGCGCAATCTCTTCGTGGCCGGCTTCATCGGCTCGCCCAAGATGAATTTCATGACCACCAGCGCCGAGGGCGGCACGCTCAAGACCGGTGGGCTCAACCTCGATCTGGGGCGCAATGTCGCCGGCGCCACCACGCTCGGCATCCGCCCCGAACACATCACCATCGCCGATGGCTCGGGCGTCAAATTCGCCGATGTCACGGTGGACCTGGTCGAAAATCTCGGCGGCCAGACCGTGGTCTATGCCACCACCACCGACGGGCAGGCGCTCACCATCGTGCTCGAAGGCCAGCGCAATGTCGAAATCGGCTCGAAAGTCGCCGCCTATGTCGACCCCGCCAAGGCCCACATCTTCGACGCCGAGGGCATGGCCCTGCGATAG
- a CDS encoding Gfo/Idh/MocA family protein, producing the protein MSRVLNVAVVGCGIGRSHIVEGYLPNADKFKVLALCDLNPERLDQVGEEFGIERRIVNFDDLLTMDDIDIIDVCTPPGAHFSMVTQALAAGKHVVCEKPLVGSLKDVDAILEVEKTAKGKLMPVFQYRFGNGIEQAKAVIDAGIAGKPYCGTVETMWRREAPYYAVPWRGKWKTELGGVLMGHAIHPHDIFTYLMGDIARVFGRVATRVNPIEVEDTISASLEMKSGALASFTATLGSVDEITRIRLQFENVTIESDHAPYNPGKELWKILPRNDEVRDRIDTLLANWQHVPSRFQTQMARFHDAIFGKGELPVTSADSRRALELVTAFYHSSSTHSEVTLPLGPDHPLYESWVPAEFR; encoded by the coding sequence ATGAGCCGGGTATTGAACGTCGCCGTCGTCGGGTGCGGCATTGGTCGCAGCCATATCGTCGAGGGCTATCTGCCCAATGCCGACAAGTTCAAGGTCCTGGCCCTGTGCGACCTCAATCCCGAACGGCTTGACCAGGTCGGCGAGGAATTCGGCATCGAGCGCCGCATCGTCAATTTCGACGATCTGCTCACCATGGACGATATCGACATCATCGACGTCTGCACGCCCCCCGGTGCGCATTTCTCCATGGTGACCCAGGCACTGGCAGCCGGCAAGCATGTGGTCTGCGAAAAGCCGCTGGTCGGCTCGCTCAAGGATGTCGATGCCATCCTCGAGGTCGAAAAGACCGCCAAGGGCAAGCTGATGCCGGTCTTCCAGTATCGCTTCGGCAATGGCATCGAGCAGGCCAAGGCCGTCATCGATGCCGGTATTGCCGGCAAGCCCTATTGCGGCACGGTGGAAACCATGTGGCGCCGCGAGGCCCCCTATTATGCCGTGCCCTGGCGCGGCAAGTGGAAGACCGAGCTGGGCGGCGTGCTCATGGGCCACGCCATCCACCCGCATGACATCTTCACCTATCTCATGGGCGACATCGCCCGCGTCTTTGGCCGCGTCGCCACCCGCGTCAACCCGATCGAGGTCGAAGACACCATTTCCGCTTCGCTGGAAATGAAGTCCGGGGCGCTGGCCAGCTTCACCGCCACATTGGGCTCGGTCGACGAGATCACCCGCATCCGCCTGCAGTTCGAGAACGTCACCATCGAGAGCGACCACGCCCCCTATAATCCGGGCAAGGAACTCTGGAAGATCCTGCCGCGCAATGACGAGGTGCGCGACCGCATCGACACGCTGCTCGCCAATTGGCAGCACGTGCCCAGCCGCTTCCAGACGCAGATGGCCCGCTTCCACGATGCCATTTTCGGCAAGGGCGAACTGCCCGTCACCAGCGCCGACAGCCGCCGGGCGCTGGAGCTGGTCACCGCCTTCTATCACTCCTCGTCCACCCATTCCGAAGTCACGCTGCCCCTCGGCCCCGATCACCCGCTCTATGAGAGCTGGGTCCCGGCCGAGTTCCGCTGA
- a CDS encoding Gfo/Idh/MocA family protein, whose amino-acid sequence MSDIKFAAIGINHAHIYGQVECLKRAGAQFVAFHAIEDDLAKTFSERFPEARRVSDPAAILEDDSIAVVVTAAIPGDRADICLAAMRHGKDVLTDKPGMTTFAQFDEIKRVQKETGRIFSVLYSEHFEVPAAVEAGNLIASGAIGQVVNTVGLGPHSLRLNNRPEWFFTRKRYGGILCDIASHQFEQFLFFSGAMDGEVVSASVANRGHPEKPGLQDVGDAHIRTATTSGYIRVDWFTPEGLPTWGDGRLTILGTEGYIELRKYVDIAGRPGENHLFLVDRQGVRHVDCSGVDLPFGRQFLDDVRNRTETAMPQERCFNAMKLALTAQQMAEQGTEWAQ is encoded by the coding sequence ATGTCTGACATCAAGTTTGCCGCAATCGGCATCAACCACGCCCATATCTATGGCCAGGTGGAGTGCCTGAAGCGCGCCGGCGCCCAGTTCGTCGCCTTCCATGCCATCGAGGACGATCTCGCCAAGACCTTCTCCGAGCGCTTCCCCGAAGCCAGGAGGGTTTCCGACCCGGCCGCGATCCTCGAGGATGACTCGATCGCCGTGGTGGTTACCGCCGCCATCCCCGGCGACCGCGCCGATATCTGCCTGGCCGCCATGCGCCACGGCAAGGACGTGCTGACCGACAAGCCTGGCATGACCACCTTTGCCCAGTTCGACGAGATCAAACGCGTCCAGAAGGAAACCGGCCGCATCTTCTCGGTGCTCTATTCCGAGCATTTCGAAGTGCCTGCGGCCGTGGAAGCCGGTAATCTCATCGCCAGCGGGGCCATCGGCCAGGTGGTCAACACGGTCGGCCTCGGCCCCCATTCGCTCCGGCTCAACAACCGCCCCGAATGGTTTTTCACCCGCAAGCGCTATGGCGGCATTCTGTGTGACATCGCCAGCCACCAGTTCGAGCAGTTCCTGTTCTTCTCGGGCGCCATGGATGGCGAAGTGGTCTCGGCCAGCGTCGCCAATCGCGGCCATCCGGAAAAGCCGGGCCTGCAGGATGTGGGCGACGCTCACATTCGCACCGCCACCACCTCGGGCTATATCCGGGTCGACTGGTTCACCCCCGAAGGCCTGCCCACCTGGGGCGACGGTCGCCTGACCATTCTGGGCACCGAGGGCTATATCGAATTGCGCAAATATGTCGATATCGCCGGCCGGCCCGGCGAAAACCACCTCTTCCTGGTGGACAGGCAGGGTGTCCGCCATGTTGACTGCTCCGGGGTCGACCTGCCGTTCGGCCGCCAGTTCCTGGACGATGTTCGCAACCGCACCGAGACGGCCATGCCGCAGGAGCGCTGCTTCAACGCCATGAAACTGGCGCTGACGGCGCAGCAGATGGCCGAACAGGGTACGGAGTGGGCACAATGA
- a CDS encoding ABC transporter substrate-binding protein, whose protein sequence is MTIRLGRRQFLMGSSALLAAGAAGISPAWAQNALRLIFWGGQARADRTYAVTDLYASGGHGDIAGEFLSWNDYWPKLATQTAGGTAPDIIQMDYRYIVEYATRNAIAPLDDVIGDLGEFDADQLEGGKVDGKLYGISLGANSVATLVNKAAFEAIGEATPDNSWTYADLERLGEAFKAAGTMKAFSDGSGTEPMLDNWLRQRGQALYTADGKLGFGADDMIEWFAMWNGFREKGYIVDAETQALDTGTPESSMVATKKAAMMPSNSNQLVIHQSINDDELTITSYPRIAPGVGGGHYRKPSMFFSVGGSSADKEAAAAFINYFVTDAEAGKILGVERGIPCNSAVREAITPTLDEQSQIALNFVANLGDLVGALPPSPPAAAGEIDLNLLRVISQEVAFGARSAEDAGKYFVEEAAAILARANA, encoded by the coding sequence ATGACAATTCGACTCGGACGCCGTCAGTTCCTGATGGGATCTTCGGCTCTTCTGGCCGCGGGTGCGGCTGGCATCAGCCCGGCCTGGGCCCAGAATGCCCTGCGCCTGATTTTCTGGGGCGGCCAGGCCCGCGCCGACCGCACCTATGCGGTGACCGACCTTTACGCGTCAGGCGGTCATGGCGACATCGCCGGTGAGTTCCTGAGCTGGAACGACTACTGGCCCAAGCTGGCGACCCAGACGGCCGGTGGCACCGCCCCCGACATCATCCAGATGGACTACCGCTATATCGTCGAATACGCGACCCGCAATGCCATTGCCCCGCTCGACGACGTGATCGGTGATCTGGGCGAATTCGACGCCGACCAGCTCGAAGGCGGCAAGGTCGACGGCAAGCTCTACGGCATCTCGCTGGGCGCCAACTCGGTGGCAACCCTGGTCAACAAGGCGGCCTTCGAGGCCATTGGCGAAGCGACCCCGGACAATTCCTGGACCTATGCCGATCTTGAACGCCTCGGTGAAGCCTTCAAGGCCGCCGGTACCATGAAGGCCTTCTCCGACGGTTCGGGCACCGAGCCGATGCTCGACAACTGGCTCCGCCAGCGCGGCCAGGCGCTCTATACCGCCGACGGCAAGCTCGGCTTCGGCGCCGACGACATGATCGAATGGTTCGCCATGTGGAACGGCTTCCGCGAAAAGGGCTATATTGTCGACGCGGAAACCCAGGCCCTCGATACCGGCACCCCGGAATCGAGCATGGTCGCCACCAAGAAGGCGGCGATGATGCCCTCCAATTCCAACCAGCTGGTGATTCACCAGTCGATCAACGACGACGAGCTGACCATCACCTCCTATCCGCGCATCGCGCCCGGTGTGGGTGGCGGTCACTATCGCAAGCCGTCCATGTTCTTCTCGGTTGGTGGTTCCTCGGCCGACAAGGAAGCGGCAGCGGCCTTCATCAACTACTTCGTCACTGACGCAGAGGCCGGCAAGATTCTCGGCGTCGAGCGCGGTATTCCGTGCAACTCGGCCGTGCGTGAAGCCATCACCCCGACGCTCGACGAACAGAGCCAGATCGCTCTGAACTTCGTGGCCAATCTGGGTGACCTGGTGGGCGCGCTGCCCCCGTCGCCGCCGGCCGCTGCGGGTGAAATCGACCTCAACCTGCTCCGCGTGATCAGCCAGGAAGTGGCCTTCGGTGCCCGTTCCGCCGAAGACGCCGGCAAGTACTTCGTCGAAGAAGCCGCCGCCATCCTCGCACGGGCGAACGCATAA
- a CDS encoding carbohydrate ABC transporter permease codes for MTVHAAEAAPQDAASGTSKWSRAWQNHAPGYLFLLPWFIGFFGLTLGPIISSFYLSFTDFDLLTSPDWVGLANYQRMFTNDRSFAQSMQVTFTFVLFSVPLKLAFALAIAILLNRGMKGLPLYRAMFYLPSLLGASVAIAILWRQIFAGDGLVNQFLANFGIIGPSWISNPKFSLWTLIILSVWQFGSPMIIFLAGLRQIPQDMYEAASLDGASKWRQFWKITLPLLTPVVFFNAIIQTIEAFKSFTPAFIISNGTGSPINSTLFYTLYLYNEAFSYFRMGYASALAWFLLLLIACFTAFSFLTSKYWVHYDD; via the coding sequence ATGACTGTGCATGCGGCAGAAGCGGCTCCGCAAGACGCCGCATCCGGCACGTCGAAATGGTCGAGGGCGTGGCAAAACCACGCCCCCGGCTATCTCTTCCTGTTGCCCTGGTTCATCGGGTTTTTCGGTCTCACACTCGGGCCGATCATCTCGTCCTTCTATCTCAGCTTCACCGATTTCGACCTTCTGACCTCCCCCGACTGGGTTGGGCTGGCAAATTACCAGCGCATGTTCACCAATGACCGCAGCTTTGCGCAGTCCATGCAGGTCACCTTCACCTTCGTGCTCTTCTCGGTGCCATTGAAGCTGGCCTTCGCCCTGGCCATCGCCATCCTGCTCAATCGGGGCATGAAGGGCCTCCCGCTCTATCGCGCCATGTTCTACCTGCCCAGCCTGCTGGGCGCTTCGGTGGCCATTGCCATTCTGTGGCGCCAGATTTTTGCCGGCGACGGCCTGGTCAATCAGTTCCTGGCCAATTTCGGCATTATCGGCCCGAGCTGGATCTCCAACCCGAAATTCTCGCTCTGGACCCTGATCATCCTCTCGGTCTGGCAGTTCGGTTCGCCCATGATCATCTTCCTGGCCGGCCTTCGGCAGATCCCCCAGGACATGTACGAGGCCGCCAGCCTCGACGGCGCCAGCAAGTGGCGCCAGTTCTGGAAGATCACGCTGCCGCTGCTGACCCCGGTGGTGTTCTTCAACGCCATCATCCAGACCATCGAGGCCTTCAAGAGCTTCACCCCCGCCTTCATCATCTCCAATGGCACCGGCTCGCCGATCAATTCGACCCTGTTCTACACGCTCTATCTCTACAACGAGGCCTTCAGCTATTTCCGCATGGGCTATGCCTCGGCACTGGCCTGGTTCCTCCTGCTGCTGATTGCGTGCTTCACCGCCTTCTCCTTCCTCACCAGCAAATACTGGGTGCACTATGACGATTGA
- a CDS encoding carbohydrate ABC transporter permease, whose product MLYPLLWLLAASFKPENEIFMSGIWPSLSWDIESYFRGWNAMRVSFSVFFMNSFVIAFLCVVGNLIACSMAAYAFARLQFKGRNVWFALMLMTLMLPGQVTLIPQYVLFRDLGWVNTILPLVVPKFLAVDAFFVFLMVQFFRGIPRELDEAAMMDGAGAWRIYWKIMLPLSVPVLVTAAIFTFIWTWDDFFGPLIYLNRMQDYTVMLGLRTFVDSTGESDFGGLFAMSVLSIVPIFVFFLLFQRLLIEGIATTGMKR is encoded by the coding sequence ATGCTCTATCCGCTGCTCTGGCTGCTCGCGGCGTCGTTCAAGCCGGAAAACGAGATCTTCATGTCCGGCATCTGGCCGAGCCTGAGCTGGGACATCGAAAGCTATTTCCGTGGCTGGAACGCCATGCGGGTGAGCTTCTCGGTGTTCTTCATGAACTCCTTCGTGATCGCCTTCCTCTGCGTGGTCGGCAATCTCATTGCCTGTTCCATGGCCGCCTATGCCTTTGCCCGCCTGCAGTTCAAGGGCCGCAATGTCTGGTTCGCGCTGATGCTGATGACGCTGATGCTGCCCGGCCAGGTCACGCTCATCCCGCAATATGTGCTGTTCCGCGACCTGGGCTGGGTCAACACCATCCTGCCCTTGGTGGTGCCGAAGTTCCTCGCCGTCGACGCCTTCTTCGTCTTCCTCATGGTGCAGTTCTTCCGCGGCATTCCGCGCGAGCTGGACGAGGCGGCGATGATGGATGGCGCCGGTGCCTGGCGCATCTACTGGAAGATCATGCTGCCGCTGTCAGTCCCCGTATTGGTGACGGCCGCCATCTTCACCTTCATCTGGACCTGGGACGATTTCTTTGGCCCGCTGATCTATCTCAACCGCATGCAGGACTACACCGTCATGCTCGGCCTTCGGACCTTCGTGGATTCCACCGGCGAGAGCGACTTTGGCGGCCTGTTTGCCATGAGCGTGCTCTCGATCGTGCCGATCTTCGTCTTCTTCCTTCTCTTCCAGCGATTGCTCATCGAGGGCATCGCAACGACCGGTATGAAACGCTAA